Part of the Arachis hypogaea cultivar Tifrunner chromosome 6, arahy.Tifrunner.gnm2.J5K5, whole genome shotgun sequence genome, CTTGAAAAGGGATGGGCTGTAAATGGGCCAAAGCAAGGCCAACATGCTGGAGAGGAATGTCCAAATTGTAATGATACTATGGGTGAGAATGAAAGGCCAAACAAAGTGCTTAAAGCAGGGGCCAATGATGAACCCATTGTGGAGGAGGTAGATTCTGATATTGACAAGTCATATCAGTATGAGTCAGAAGCATTTAACTCTCCAATTTTGTCTGATGAGGAGGACAGAAGGCCtaaatttcatgaatttgatgatgacaCTGATAATGGTGAGGTGAATTTTGAAGTTGGAGAAATATTTGACACCATGACACAATTCAAGCAAGCATTGAACGACATGTTTGTTTTTGAAGGGAAAAAGTTAgagtatataaaaaatgaaaagtatAGAGTGAGAGCAAATTGCGTGGAAGAGGGCTGTCCTTGGTTAATCCTAACTTCCTGGAacagtcagaaaatgtattttcaaGTCAAAACATATGTTAAGGAGCACACATGTAGTAGAAATCTGACAAGTAATATGGCAAGTAGATCATGGGTCACAAGCAAGCTAGTGAAGAGGTTGGTCACACAGTCGCAGCTATCACCTAAGGAGGCATTAGAGCACATGAAAGATGACTATAATCTGCATATCCACTATAAAATGATCAGCAGAGCTTTGAAGGCAGCTAGAGAGGAGGTTATAGAAAATGAAAAGGAACAATTTGAAAAGGTTAGAGATTACTTGTCTGAGCTTCATAGGAGTAATCCAGGGTCAACAGCTATAGTGGATGTGATTCCCCAACTTGAATCACCACCTATGTTTGACAAGATATACATATCATTATATGCATACAAGCGTGGATTCAAGGCAGGATGTCGTCCTTTAATCAAGCTAGATGGCTGTCACCTGAAGGGTTACTTTGGTGGCCACCTCCTTTCAGCCGTTGCTCAAGATGCTAACAACCACTTCTTCGTCATTGCTTACGCTGTGGTTGATAGTGAATGTACTGAAGCATGGAGGTGGCTCCTAACTCTCCTCCAGGAGGACCTAGGCTCATGCACTGAATTTGGCTGGAATTTTATTTCTGATCAGTAGAAGGTACGTTAATTATTAATGTGTTAATTAATTTTGTGTTCATTTTATTAATGTGTTCATTAATGTGTTAATTATTGATCTGATGCATGTCTGAATTATTAATCCAATGATTGCGTGTCTATTGTTTGGAAGGGATTGGAGGTTGCTCTTCAAGAAGTTATGCCAGGGGCGCATCACAGGAACTGTGTCGTCCACATCCGGAAAAAATTTGTTAAGTAATAAAAAGACAAACAATCTAAGGGTTTAGTATGGGAATGTGCAAGGAGTACAACAACTCCAAAGTTTCATGCAAATATGGACAAGTTGAAATCAATTAACCAGCCTGCGTGGGAGTATCTCTCCAAATTTCGTGAATCTGCATGGACTAAAGTCAATTCTCTTACTATCCGAAGGTTGATAACATCACCAACAATATGTGTGAGATTTGAAATGCAAAGATTATGGAGTATAGGAGCAAGTCGATATTGACAATGTGTGAGAATTTGCAGTGttatataatgaaaaaaatgactGGACATGAGAAAAGGTTAAGTAATTATCATGAAAAATTGGCTCCTGTGCAACAGCAAAGATTGGATGAATTTATTAAGCCTGAAAGTACCAAGTGGACTGGAGACAATGAACGAGTTATCTTTGAGGTTCAAAGACGGCAAAGCAAGCTTGGGGTGAATCTAAAAAAAATCCCTGCACTTGTAAAGTCCAATTTGTTGTTTTTATTAAGTACACATG contains:
- the LOC112805361 gene encoding uncharacterized protein, which codes for MGENERPNKVLKAGANDEPIVEEVDSDIDKSYQYESEAFNSPILSDEEDRRPKFHEFDDDTDNGEVNFEVGEIFDTMTQFKQALNDMFVFEGKKLEYIKNEKYRVRANCVEEGCPWLILTSWNSQKMYFQVKTYVKEHTCSRNLTSNMASRSWVTSKLVKRLVTQSQLSPKEALEHMKDDYNLHIHYKMISRALKAAREEVIENEKEQFEKVRDYLSELHRSNPGSTAIVDVIPQLESPPMFDKIYISLYAYKRGFKAGCRPLIKLDGCHLKGYFGGHLLSAVAQDANNHFFVIAYAVVDSECTEAWRWLLTLLQEDLGSCTEFGWNFISDQ